Proteins encoded together in one Halococcus agarilyticus window:
- a CDS encoding DUF58 domain-containing protein gives MSVRGRLLLVGGVVLGLAGLAGAFVPGLVPDVDVVSAGVAAIAVVALAVAVALAAARLRADRRSLALPTPEGRTNAVPGDGIDRRIGALSRTGPHDDEPSTGRRALQARIERAAHQVLAREGADVERIREQLAAGTWTDDPHAAAFFTDTTVERASTRELRALWTGEPPIARRARHAIGALTRRFERDPPSISAGDTDHEGGEGERSVSVRPLPPETRESGADQRTRTSKSEDRADIDERRFPAAGESIDHPTARWRGATGVALAAGAIGIVLRRPSLLLASAVGVGLAAYARAATTPTIALDVERSVSDPRPAVGDDVVVTVTVRNAGDSLCPDCAVIDGVPSGLVVTDGSPRHGVALRPGKATTFSYTLTAVRGDHRFTPAKVIARDASGSVERLARVQVSGSVAITCVPQPDPLTDVALRTHAERFGGRMPTAATGSGVTFHATREYRPGDPPARIDWNRLAKTGDLSTLQFRAERVPIVVVVIDARPTAFLAPDPDERSAVERSVEAAGRIVTTLLDDATRVGVGALSTHPERCWLAPDTGEAHRERARRLLATHPALAARRGDPGVDPSADTHTAPDGAEPGDGDRDPGAWLRRRLPADAQVVVLSPLCDDGLAAWIRRVDAAGRPASVVSPDPTTTTSPGRQLARVERALRITDLRSAGIPVLDRSGSADEPLSTAMAHRRAGGGSGATRGANAGWTTR, from the coding sequence GTGAGCGTTCGTGGACGCCTCCTGCTCGTGGGGGGCGTCGTCCTGGGACTCGCCGGTCTCGCGGGTGCGTTCGTCCCGGGCCTCGTGCCCGACGTCGACGTCGTTTCGGCCGGCGTCGCCGCGATCGCGGTGGTCGCGCTCGCGGTCGCGGTCGCCCTCGCTGCGGCGCGGCTCCGTGCCGACCGCCGGTCGCTCGCGCTCCCGACGCCGGAGGGGCGGACCAACGCGGTCCCCGGCGACGGGATCGACCGCCGGATCGGGGCGCTCTCACGGACCGGCCCGCACGACGACGAACCGTCGACGGGACGCCGGGCGCTCCAAGCACGTATCGAACGGGCGGCACACCAGGTGCTCGCCCGGGAGGGAGCCGACGTGGAGCGGATCCGGGAGCAGTTGGCGGCGGGGACGTGGACCGACGACCCGCACGCGGCGGCGTTTTTCACCGACACGACCGTCGAGCGAGCGTCGACGCGCGAGCTTCGCGCTCTCTGGACCGGCGAACCGCCGATCGCGCGGCGTGCACGCCACGCCATCGGTGCACTCACCCGCCGGTTCGAGCGAGACCCTCCGAGCATCTCGGCGGGCGACACCGATCACGAGGGCGGAGAGGGCGAACGGTCGGTTTCGGTTCGTCCCTTGCCCCCAGAAACGCGCGAGAGCGGGGCCGACCAGCGCACGAGGACGAGCAAGTCAGAGGACCGCGCCGACATCGACGAGCGACGGTTTCCCGCGGCGGGCGAGTCGATCGATCACCCGACGGCACGCTGGCGGGGTGCGACCGGTGTGGCACTCGCCGCGGGCGCGATCGGGATCGTCCTCCGCCGGCCGTCGCTGCTGCTCGCCAGCGCCGTCGGCGTCGGGCTGGCGGCGTACGCCCGGGCTGCGACGACTCCGACGATCGCGCTCGACGTCGAGCGATCGGTGAGCGATCCGCGTCCCGCCGTCGGTGACGACGTCGTGGTCACCGTGACCGTCCGCAACGCGGGCGATTCGCTGTGTCCCGACTGTGCCGTGATCGACGGCGTTCCGTCGGGTCTCGTCGTGACCGACGGCTCGCCACGACACGGCGTGGCGCTCCGCCCGGGGAAGGCGACCACCTTCTCGTACACCCTCACCGCCGTGCGCGGCGACCACCGCTTCACGCCGGCGAAGGTGATCGCACGCGACGCCAGCGGCAGCGTCGAGCGCCTCGCTCGTGTCCAGGTATCGGGGTCGGTGGCCATCACGTGCGTACCGCAACCGGACCCCCTCACCGACGTCGCGCTCCGCACGCACGCCGAGCGGTTCGGCGGGCGCATGCCGACCGCTGCGACCGGGAGCGGCGTCACGTTCCACGCCACGCGTGAGTACCGGCCGGGCGACCCGCCCGCACGGATCGACTGGAACCGGCTGGCGAAAACCGGCGACCTCTCGACGCTCCAGTTTCGCGCCGAGCGAGTGCCGATCGTCGTGGTGGTGATCGACGCCCGCCCGACGGCGTTTCTCGCACCCGATCCCGACGAGCGATCGGCGGTGGAGCGGAGCGTCGAGGCCGCCGGGCGGATCGTCACCACGCTCCTCGACGACGCCACGCGCGTCGGTGTCGGTGCGCTCTCGACACACCCGGAACGGTGCTGGCTCGCGCCGGACACCGGCGAGGCCCACCGTGAGCGGGCGCGACGACTGCTCGCGACCCATCCGGCGCTGGCCGCGCGGCGCGGGGACCCCGGCGTCGATCCGAGCGCAGACACCCATACCGCGCCGGACGGAGCCGAACCGGGAGACGGGGATCGTGACCCCGGGGCGTGGCTCCGGCGTCGTCTGCCGGCCGACGCACAGGTGGTGGTCCTGTCGCCGCTCTGTGACGACGGGCTCGCGGCCTGGATACGGCGGGTCGACGCGGCCGGTCGTCCCGCATCGGTGGTCAGCCCGGATCCGACGACCACGACCTCGCCGGGCCGCCAGCTGGCGCGCGTCGAGCGGGCGCTCCGGATCACCGACCTCCGTTCCGCCGGGATCCCGGTGCTCGATCGGTCGGGATCCGCCGACGAACCGCTGTCCACAGCGATGGCACACCGCCGAGCCGGTGGGGGGTCGGGAGCCACTCGCGGCGCGAACGCGGGGTGGACGACGCGGTGA
- a CDS encoding DUF7519 family protein: MSATIDRSPARLSSLLGIGFGTVALLVLAVAAGPPAALPGLVGAVAVGVGVCRGSRTAITLGGAGLFVGIVVAGALGTRPSVALITTVAAVLAWDAGQNAVTVGVRLGRVADTHRIEVVHVAATGVVTSLVAGCGYVVAGSAAGSRSPVALVALLVAAIVLTVALRGRN; the protein is encoded by the coding sequence GTGAGCGCGACGATCGATCGGTCACCCGCACGACTGAGCAGCCTGTTGGGGATCGGCTTCGGTACGGTCGCGCTTCTCGTGCTCGCGGTGGCGGCGGGGCCGCCGGCCGCGCTCCCGGGGCTGGTCGGCGCGGTGGCGGTCGGGGTCGGTGTCTGCCGGGGTTCCCGCACCGCGATCACGCTCGGCGGTGCGGGACTGTTCGTGGGGATCGTGGTCGCCGGGGCGCTCGGCACGCGACCGTCGGTGGCCCTGATCACGACCGTCGCCGCCGTGCTCGCGTGGGATGCGGGACAGAACGCCGTCACCGTGGGTGTGCGGCTCGGACGGGTAGCCGACACGCATCGGATCGAGGTCGTCCACGTCGCGGCGACCGGCGTCGTGACGTCGCTGGTGGCGGGCTGTGGCTACGTCGTCGCCGGGAGCGCGGCGGGGAGTCGCTCCCCGGTCGCACTCGTCGCTCTCCTGGTCGCGGCGATCGTGCTCACGGTCGCGCTCCGTGGCCGAAACTGA
- a CDS encoding polyprenyl synthetase family protein — protein sequence MSDEAAALAAVEARRERIDEALVERLPIQEPERLYRASRHLVDAGGKRLRPAVTLLVAEALAGIESPDAKVNYQAFPTLDATDVGVGAAADKSTGDTHETIDVMAAATSIETIQSFTLVHDDIMDADDLRRGVPSVHRAYDTETAILAGDTLYAKAFEFMLESGAPPERTVEALSELARTCTRICEGQALDVAFETREDVTTDEYIRMVEQKTAVLYAAAARVPALLLGADDTTADALRQYGLDVGRAFQIRDDVLDLTVPSEQLGKQRGSDLVENKRTAVTLHAREQGVDIEGLIDADDPETVDDAAIDAAVARLDDAGSIEYARTLSRDLVDRGKARLDVLPDSAARDHLRDLAEYLVERGY from the coding sequence ATGAGCGACGAGGCGGCGGCGCTCGCGGCGGTCGAGGCCAGGCGTGAACGGATCGACGAGGCGCTGGTCGAGCGACTGCCGATCCAAGAGCCCGAACGCCTCTACCGTGCCTCGCGTCACCTCGTCGACGCCGGGGGCAAGCGGCTCCGCCCCGCCGTCACGCTGCTCGTCGCGGAGGCGCTCGCCGGTATCGAGTCGCCGGACGCAAAGGTGAACTATCAGGCGTTTCCGACGCTCGATGCGACGGACGTCGGCGTCGGTGCCGCAGCCGATAAGAGCACCGGCGACACCCACGAAACGATCGACGTGATGGCCGCGGCGACCAGCATCGAGACGATCCAGTCGTTCACCCTCGTCCACGACGACATCATGGACGCCGACGACCTCCGTCGGGGCGTGCCGTCGGTCCACCGGGCGTACGACACCGAGACCGCGATCCTCGCCGGCGACACGCTCTACGCGAAGGCGTTCGAGTTCATGCTCGAATCGGGCGCACCGCCCGAACGCACCGTCGAGGCGCTCTCGGAGCTCGCCCGAACCTGCACGCGGATCTGCGAGGGCCAGGCGCTCGACGTCGCCTTCGAGACGCGCGAGGACGTCACGACCGACGAGTACATCCGGATGGTCGAGCAGAAAACTGCAGTACTCTACGCGGCGGCCGCGCGAGTGCCCGCTCTCCTGCTCGGTGCCGACGACACGACCGCCGACGCGCTCCGTCAGTACGGGCTCGACGTCGGCCGCGCGTTCCAGATCCGCGACGACGTGCTCGATCTCACGGTGCCGAGCGAACAGCTGGGCAAACAGCGCGGGAGCGACCTCGTCGAGAACAAGCGGACCGCGGTCACGCTCCACGCGCGCGAACAGGGCGTCGATATCGAGGGGCTGATCGACGCCGACGACCCCGAAACCGTCGACGACGCCGCGATCGACGCGGCCGTGGCTCGGCTCGACGACGCCGGCAGCATCGAGTACGCACGGACGCTCTCGCGCGACCTCGTCGACCGCGGGAAGGCCCGGCTCGACGTTCTCCCCGACTCGGCGGCCCGCGATCACCTCCGCGATCTCGCGGAGTATCTCGTCGAGCGCGGCTACTGA
- a CDS encoding RNase J family beta-CASP ribonuclease, with product MEIDIATIGGYEEVGRQMTAVRAGDDIVVFDMGLNLSKVLIHDNVETERMHSLDLIDMGAIPDDRVMSDLDGEVQAIVPTHGHLDHIGAISKLAHRYDAPVVATPFTIELIKQQIESEEKFGVGNDLVKMDPGESMEIGNGLDLEFVNVTHSIIDAINPVLHTPEGSIIYGLDKRMDHTPVIGDPIDMDRFGEIAREGEGVLCYIEDCTNAGRKGRTPSEQHARNHVRDVIYSMEDYDGGIVATTFSSQIARVTSLVEFAKDIGRQPVLLGRSMEKYSGTAERLDFVDFPDDLGMFGHRQSVDRTFKRIMNEGKENFLPIVTGHQGEPRAMLTRMGRGETPYQLDEGDKVIFSARVIPEPTNEGQRYQSEQLLGMQGARIYDDVHVSGHLSQEGHYEMLRTLQPHHVIPAHNDLEHLARYIDLAEDQGYELGRDIHASRNGNVVSLVE from the coding sequence ATGGAAATCGATATCGCAACGATCGGCGGCTACGAGGAAGTCGGCCGACAGATGACGGCCGTGCGGGCGGGCGACGACATCGTGGTGTTCGACATGGGCCTCAACCTTTCGAAGGTCCTGATCCACGACAACGTCGAAACCGAACGGATGCACAGTCTCGACCTGATCGACATGGGCGCGATCCCCGACGACCGGGTCATGAGCGATCTGGATGGCGAAGTCCAAGCGATCGTGCCGACCCACGGTCACCTCGATCACATCGGGGCCATCTCGAAGCTCGCCCACCGCTACGACGCGCCGGTGGTCGCGACGCCGTTCACGATCGAACTGATCAAACAGCAGATCGAGAGCGAGGAGAAGTTCGGGGTCGGCAACGACCTCGTGAAGATGGATCCCGGCGAGTCGATGGAGATCGGCAACGGGCTCGATCTCGAGTTCGTGAACGTCACCCACTCGATCATCGACGCGATCAACCCCGTGCTCCACACGCCCGAGGGCTCGATCATCTACGGGCTCGACAAGCGGATGGACCACACGCCGGTGATCGGCGACCCGATCGACATGGACCGCTTCGGCGAGATCGCTCGCGAGGGCGAGGGCGTGCTGTGTTACATCGAGGACTGCACGAACGCCGGCCGGAAAGGGCGGACGCCGAGCGAGCAGCACGCACGCAACCACGTCAGGGACGTGATCTACAGCATGGAGGACTACGACGGCGGGATCGTCGCCACCACCTTCTCCAGCCAGATCGCGCGCGTGACGAGCCTCGTGGAGTTCGCGAAGGACATCGGTCGCCAGCCCGTTCTGTTGGGGCGGTCGATGGAGAAATACTCCGGAACCGCCGAACGCCTCGACTTCGTCGACTTCCCCGACGATCTCGGGATGTTCGGGCATCGCCAGTCGGTCGATCGAACGTTCAAGCGAATCATGAACGAGGGCAAGGAGAACTTCCTGCCGATCGTGACGGGCCATCAGGGCGAGCCGCGCGCGATGCTCACCCGGATGGGCCGGGGCGAGACGCCCTACCAGCTCGACGAGGGCGACAAGGTCATCTTCAGCGCACGGGTCATCCCCGAGCCGACCAACGAGGGCCAGCGCTACCAGTCCGAGCAACTCCTCGGGATGCAGGGCGCGCGGATCTACGACGACGTCCACGTGTCGGGCCACCTGTCCCAGGAGGGCCACTACGAGATGCTCCGGACGCTCCAGCCCCACCACGTGATCCCGGCGCACAACGATCTCGAACACCTCGCACGCTACATCGATCTCGCCGAGGACCAGGGCTACGAGCTGGGGCGTGACATCCACGCCTCGCGCAACGGCAACGTGGTCTCGCTCGTGGAATGA
- a CDS encoding isopentenyl phosphate kinase produces MTTVLKLGGSVITDKSSPETLDETNLDRAVDAVADHDEPLVLVHGGGSFGHHHASQHGLSDTVGSHDPEAALAVHDAMAELNDAVVDALGERDVPALPIHPLSVGARDDAGALSLATAGVETLLAEGFVPVVQADVIAHASRGVTIVSGDELVAVLAECVDADRVGLCSAVPGVFDADGDVIDRIESFDGVADALGGSDATDVTGGMSAKVRTLLDMDAPAWVFGIDGLDGFLDGGSPGTRVG; encoded by the coding sequence CCACCGTCCTCAAGCTCGGGGGAAGCGTCATCACCGACAAATCGAGTCCCGAAACGCTCGACGAGACGAATCTCGATCGTGCCGTCGATGCGGTGGCAGATCACGACGAGCCCCTCGTTCTCGTCCACGGTGGCGGGAGCTTCGGTCATCACCACGCGAGTCAGCACGGTCTCAGCGATACCGTGGGCAGCCACGACCCGGAAGCGGCGCTCGCGGTCCACGATGCAATGGCGGAGTTGAACGATGCCGTCGTGGATGCGCTCGGCGAGCGCGACGTGCCCGCACTCCCGATCCACCCGCTTTCGGTCGGCGCGCGCGACGACGCGGGTGCCCTCTCGCTCGCGACCGCTGGCGTCGAGACGCTGCTCGCCGAGGGGTTCGTGCCCGTGGTTCAGGCCGACGTGATCGCCCACGCGAGCCGCGGCGTGACGATCGTGAGCGGCGACGAACTCGTGGCCGTGCTCGCCGAATGCGTCGACGCCGACCGAGTCGGGCTGTGCTCGGCGGTACCAGGTGTGTTCGACGCCGACGGCGACGTGATCGATCGGATCGAGTCGTTCGATGGAGTCGCTGACGCGTTGGGCGGCAGCGACGCGACCGACGTGACGGGCGGAATGAGCGCGAAGGTCCGGACGCTGCTCGACATGGACGCGCCAGCGTGGGTGTTCGGGATCGACGGCCTCGACGGGTTCTTGGATGGAGGATCGCCGGGAACTCGGGTTGGATAA